One region of Myxococcus fulvus genomic DNA includes:
- a CDS encoding vWA domain-containing protein translates to MGNRFGAAGAAHGQGGLGLKGSGSGGGGIATLGSKSSGIAGIGTMGRGGGRPLGSSRPPESDASSNKEGYRDHGVNPFVSTEKDRLSTFAADVDTASYTLARRKLQEGTLPPREAVRVEEMLNYFRYTYSAPTPEDGPFAVHLDAAPSPFTPGRHLLRVGVQGKRLSVSERKPAHLTFLVDVSGSMQSPDRLPLAKRALRMLVDQLRDGDTVALVTYASAVRRVLPPTGMEHKARIHAAIEDLVAGGSTAMGSGIQLAYQEAMKTLDGESVSRVVILSDGDANVGSSSHEEILKTIRGHVKEGITVTTVGFGMGNYQDTMMEQLADQGNGNHHYVDSLMAARRIFVEQLGGTLEVIAKDVKLQVEFDPEQVSRYRLIGYENRDIADEDFRNDRVDAGELGSGHSVTALYELELKPGAGEGLATVRVRAKRPRGESASERVFPFRASALSSTFKQAPSDLRFATAVMGAAELLRRSPHAEKWSLDQVRDIARSATPADNEEREEFLALLGEAHHLLRDVAAR, encoded by the coding sequence ATGGGCAACAGGTTCGGCGCGGCCGGCGCGGCCCATGGCCAGGGCGGACTGGGCCTCAAGGGCAGTGGCTCCGGCGGCGGTGGCATCGCGACACTGGGCAGCAAGAGCAGCGGCATTGCGGGTATCGGCACCATGGGTCGCGGCGGCGGACGCCCCCTCGGGAGCTCCCGACCGCCAGAGTCCGACGCCTCCTCCAACAAGGAGGGCTACCGCGACCACGGCGTGAATCCCTTCGTCTCCACGGAGAAGGACCGCCTCTCCACCTTCGCGGCGGATGTCGACACGGCCTCGTACACGCTGGCGCGGCGCAAGCTCCAGGAAGGCACCCTGCCGCCGCGTGAGGCCGTGCGAGTGGAGGAGATGCTCAACTACTTCCGCTACACGTACTCCGCCCCCACGCCCGAGGACGGCCCCTTCGCCGTGCACCTGGACGCCGCGCCCTCCCCTTTCACGCCAGGACGCCACCTGCTGCGCGTCGGCGTGCAGGGCAAGCGCCTGAGCGTCTCCGAGCGCAAGCCCGCGCACCTCACCTTCCTCGTGGACGTCTCCGGGTCGATGCAGTCGCCGGACCGCCTGCCGCTCGCGAAGCGCGCGCTGCGGATGCTCGTGGACCAGCTCCGCGACGGCGACACCGTGGCGCTCGTCACCTACGCGAGCGCGGTGCGCCGCGTCCTCCCTCCCACGGGAATGGAGCACAAGGCGCGTATCCACGCCGCCATCGAGGACCTGGTCGCGGGCGGGAGCACCGCGATGGGCTCCGGCATCCAGCTGGCCTACCAGGAGGCGATGAAGACGCTGGATGGCGAGTCGGTGTCGCGCGTCGTCATCCTGTCCGACGGCGACGCGAACGTGGGGAGCAGCTCCCACGAGGAGATATTGAAGACCATCCGAGGCCACGTGAAGGAAGGCATCACCGTCACCACGGTGGGCTTCGGGATGGGCAACTACCAGGACACGATGATGGAGCAGCTCGCGGACCAGGGGAACGGCAACCACCACTACGTGGACTCGCTGATGGCCGCGCGGCGCATCTTCGTGGAGCAGTTGGGAGGCACGCTCGAGGTCATCGCGAAGGACGTGAAGCTCCAGGTGGAGTTCGACCCCGAGCAGGTGTCGCGCTATCGCCTCATCGGCTACGAGAACCGCGACATCGCGGACGAGGACTTCCGCAATGACCGCGTGGACGCGGGGGAGCTGGGCTCGGGCCACTCCGTCACCGCGCTGTACGAGCTGGAGCTCAAGCCTGGCGCGGGCGAGGGCCTGGCCACGGTGCGCGTGCGCGCCAAGCGCCCCCGAGGAGAGAGCGCCTCCGAGCGCGTCTTCCCCTTCCGCGCCAGCGCGCTCTCTTCCACGTTCAAGCAGGCCCCCTCGGACCTTCGCTTCGCGACCGCGGTGATGGGCGCGGCGGAGCTGTTGCGGCGCAGCCCTCACGCGGAGAAGTGGAGCCTGGACCAGGTGCGGGACATCGCGCGCTCCGCGACCCCCGCGGACAACGAGGAGCGTGAGGAGTTCCTCGCGCTGCTGGGCGAAGCGCATCACCTGCTGCGCGACGTGGCCGCGCGTTGA
- a CDS encoding protein tyrosine phosphatase produces MLIPPLAPDATCATLVLDDDGAQARRFRTTTRPPEMAGLEVTGLAELRCSGSAQPSVEGFQDVLRQLDGVRPESLHVVDLRQESHGFLNGAAVSWYAESNWGAAGLSDAEALALEAGRLRLLGLSPRVRVGNVEAVKGKAPAAFTDWERRSVLDEARAFGLPDGHYVRFPVTDHTRPQDATVQRFIDWVRGLPEDAHLHLHCRGGKGRTATFMCLLDMLRNAHRLPLDTLLDRQARLGAYDLRKAADPTSRKAPFIAERRTFIERFHAYARENPRGAPLGWTEWLARSSGVAS; encoded by the coding sequence ATGCTCATCCCCCCGCTGGCCCCCGATGCGACGTGCGCCACGCTCGTGCTCGATGATGACGGTGCCCAGGCACGTCGCTTCCGGACGACGACGCGTCCGCCGGAGATGGCGGGACTCGAGGTGACGGGGCTCGCCGAGCTGCGTTGCTCCGGGAGCGCGCAGCCCTCGGTCGAGGGCTTTCAAGACGTGCTGCGACAGCTCGACGGCGTGCGTCCCGAGTCGCTCCATGTCGTGGACCTGCGTCAGGAGTCCCACGGCTTCCTGAATGGCGCGGCCGTGAGCTGGTATGCGGAGTCCAACTGGGGCGCGGCGGGGCTGTCGGACGCGGAGGCACTGGCGCTCGAAGCCGGGCGCCTGCGGCTGCTGGGCCTGTCGCCTCGTGTGCGCGTGGGCAACGTGGAGGCCGTGAAGGGCAAGGCGCCCGCGGCCTTCACCGATTGGGAGCGGCGCTCGGTGTTGGACGAGGCCCGTGCCTTCGGGTTGCCCGACGGGCACTACGTCCGGTTCCCTGTCACGGACCACACCCGTCCCCAGGACGCCACGGTGCAGCGCTTCATCGATTGGGTGCGCGGGCTCCCCGAGGATGCGCATCTGCACCTGCACTGTCGGGGAGGCAAGGGGCGGACGGCCACGTTCATGTGCCTGCTGGACATGCTGCGCAACGCGCACCGGCTCCCGCTCGACACCTTGCTCGACCGTCAGGCCCGGCTCGGTGCCTACGACCTGCGCAAGGCGGCGGACCCCACCAGCCGCAAGGCCCCCTTCATCGCGGAGCGGCGGACCTTCATCGAGCGCTTCCACGCGTACGCGCGCGAGAATCCCCGGGGCGCGCCACTCGGGTGGACCGAGTGGCTTGCCCGAAGCTCCGGCGTGGCTAGTTGA
- a CDS encoding DUF692 domain-containing protein — protein MTQAVSDAWTLPWRGLGLSSNLSTSDVPQPYRLLDATPGLFDFVEYSAPLDLEEARAQASLFPEMWRRRADVPVLFHPVHLNLWGPELEPVATLKALDAHARAVGSPWVGNDVGWWHVQGQPFPGYLYITPPFNEAGLADCAAHALHVQSHLSMPLVLENPAVLARRGELHALDFLAKLHQRTGLPLLLDLGHLFSHQLSAGLPIEAGLDGFPLEHVVEIHLAGGVVTRRGSRRFYVDDHTQPVREELFNLLESLLPRCPSLRAVTFEGDGHPPEVAQLSLRRLRTLIPQGPREPLILRAPDVSAPPPLSGDSRPWELFDAGHGVSAPDASEDPEGTAADQDFRLAVVAETLDKDWPLTRLLLAGTREALLDFTRSREYRNLFGGGGRSLPQVFSAWAMRRLREQPDEGASAALSLEMLAPTTFLKAAPPPGPGQVGLAEDVRPGSFPVDLSELVFAARAVRRHLTARAWACGALELSGLDALAQVARRPGGTPWSFAVRRKAPGFEVSGVSRGLAVLLRELGSRPVPVESVPPEVLAEGLNHRMIRLGDASGLDRTLAPVRPVG, from the coding sequence ATGACGCAGGCCGTTTCGGACGCATGGACGTTGCCCTGGCGAGGACTGGGGCTGAGCAGCAACCTGAGCACCTCGGATGTCCCGCAGCCCTATCGGCTGCTGGACGCCACCCCGGGGCTCTTCGACTTCGTCGAGTACAGCGCCCCCTTGGACCTGGAGGAAGCGCGCGCCCAGGCCTCGCTGTTCCCGGAGATGTGGCGCCGCCGCGCCGATGTGCCCGTGCTCTTCCACCCCGTGCACCTCAACCTGTGGGGCCCGGAGCTGGAGCCCGTCGCCACGCTGAAGGCCCTGGACGCGCACGCGCGCGCCGTGGGCAGCCCTTGGGTGGGCAATGACGTGGGATGGTGGCACGTGCAGGGCCAGCCGTTCCCCGGCTACCTCTACATCACGCCTCCGTTCAACGAGGCCGGACTCGCGGACTGCGCCGCGCACGCGCTCCATGTCCAGTCACACCTCTCCATGCCGCTCGTGCTGGAGAACCCCGCGGTGCTGGCGCGTCGGGGTGAGCTCCACGCGCTCGACTTCCTCGCGAAGCTGCACCAGCGCACGGGCCTGCCGCTGCTCCTGGACCTGGGCCACCTGTTCAGCCACCAGCTCTCCGCCGGCCTGCCCATCGAGGCGGGCCTGGACGGTTTCCCGCTGGAGCACGTCGTGGAGATCCACCTCGCGGGCGGCGTGGTGACGCGCCGGGGCTCGCGCCGGTTCTACGTCGACGACCACACGCAGCCGGTGCGCGAGGAGCTGTTCAATCTGTTGGAGTCCTTGCTACCGCGTTGTCCGTCCCTGCGCGCCGTCACCTTCGAGGGCGACGGCCATCCCCCCGAGGTGGCCCAGCTCTCCCTGCGCCGGCTGCGCACGCTCATCCCCCAGGGGCCTCGCGAGCCGCTGATTCTTCGCGCGCCCGACGTGAGCGCGCCTCCGCCGCTCTCGGGCGACAGCCGTCCGTGGGAGCTGTTCGACGCCGGCCACGGCGTGTCGGCTCCGGACGCGAGCGAGGACCCGGAGGGTACCGCCGCGGACCAGGACTTCCGCCTCGCGGTGGTCGCCGAGACGCTGGACAAGGACTGGCCGCTGACGCGCCTGCTCCTGGCCGGCACGCGCGAGGCGCTGCTCGACTTCACCCGCTCGCGCGAGTACCGCAACCTCTTCGGTGGGGGAGGGCGCTCGCTGCCGCAGGTCTTCTCCGCCTGGGCGATGCGTCGGCTCCGGGAGCAGCCCGACGAGGGCGCCTCGGCCGCGCTGAGCCTGGAGATGCTCGCGCCCACCACCTTCCTGAAGGCCGCCCCGCCCCCGGGCCCCGGCCAGGTGGGGCTCGCGGAGGACGTCCGGCCCGGCAGCTTCCCCGTGGACCTGTCCGAGCTCGTCTTCGCCGCGCGCGCCGTCCGGCGCCACCTCACCGCCCGTGCGTGGGCATGTGGGGCGCTGGAGCTGTCCGGGCTGGATGCGCTGGCCCAGGTGGCTCGGCGGCCGGGGGGCACCCCCTGGAGCTTCGCCGTGCGACGCAAGGCGCCGGGATTCGAGGTGTCGGGCGTGTCACGAGGGCTGGCCGTGCTGCTCCGGGAGCTGGGTTCCAGGCCCGTGCCGGTGGAGTCGGTGCCCCCGGAGGTCCTGGCGGAAGGTCTGAATCACCGGATGATCCGCCTGGGGGATGCTTCCGGGTTGGACCGAACCCTTGCGCCTGTGCGTCCGGTAGGGTAG
- the udk gene encoding uridine kinase codes for MTSSPLVIGIAGGTASGKTTVARKVREALADCRVAFIDQDSYYRDLKDLPIADRREVNFDHPDAFDTELLVSHLRELKAGRPIQKPVYDFVTSSRQPRTMGVDPGDIILIEGILVLHMKEVRELMDVKIYVDADDDLRILRRLTRDIKDRGRDFDHVVSQYLRHVRPMHMGFVEPSKHFADIIIPHGGNNEIAISMLVGALRGKLSAPQPRE; via the coding sequence ATGACGTCGTCACCCCTCGTTATCGGCATCGCGGGTGGCACCGCGTCCGGCAAGACCACCGTCGCCCGAAAGGTTCGTGAGGCGCTTGCCGACTGCCGCGTGGCCTTCATCGATCAGGACTCGTACTACCGGGACCTGAAGGACCTCCCCATCGCGGACCGCCGGGAGGTGAACTTCGACCACCCCGACGCGTTCGACACCGAGCTGCTGGTGAGCCACCTCCGGGAGCTGAAGGCCGGACGGCCCATCCAGAAGCCCGTCTACGACTTCGTCACCTCGTCGCGTCAGCCCCGCACCATGGGCGTGGACCCGGGGGACATCATCCTCATCGAGGGCATCCTCGTCCTGCACATGAAGGAAGTGCGGGAGTTGATGGACGTGAAGATCTACGTCGACGCGGATGATGACCTGCGCATCCTTCGTCGCCTCACCCGCGACATCAAGGACCGCGGTCGCGACTTCGACCACGTCGTCAGCCAGTATCTGCGCCACGTGCGCCCCATGCACATGGGCTTCGTCGAGCCGTCCAAGCACTTCGCGGACATCATCATCCCGCACGGCGGCAACAACGAGATCGCCATCAGCATGCTGGTGGGCGCGCTGCGCGGGAAGCTCTCCGCTCCGCAGCCGCGCGAGTAG
- a CDS encoding alpha/beta fold hydrolase: MIQATGTHLFTSLLPLEEGELLRNPQVAWEAYGEPCDGKAVVLLHDLSHSHRAVGPAEDSAYQPSGWARELVGPGLPLDPDIMPVIVPGLLGSPFGSTSNASMDRETGERLGLSLPPITVLDMARAVSALLRARGLNHVRALVGVGLGAQVALRLAALFPELSDSVVAIGSARALPEGVREKLGLAWQLLRADPDFREGLYEPDAQPRKTMRRLRLDFQKLLYGREYLSQRFADVEAARLALDAEADAFSESFDASSWATLCSAYSGCDVADCFAQIRARVLLVAGSSDVLAPVNRVRDTYHLLSAAGVSARLVELPGPGDHGALLTETERLRAPLGDFLRRVG, translated from the coding sequence GTGATCCAGGCCACCGGCACCCACCTGTTCACCTCCCTGCTCCCTCTGGAGGAAGGCGAGCTGCTGCGCAACCCCCAGGTGGCGTGGGAGGCGTACGGAGAACCGTGCGACGGCAAAGCGGTGGTGCTGCTGCACGACCTGTCGCATTCGCACCGGGCGGTGGGGCCGGCGGAGGACTCCGCGTATCAGCCCTCGGGTTGGGCGCGTGAGCTGGTGGGACCGGGGCTGCCGTTGGACCCGGACATCATGCCGGTCATCGTCCCGGGGCTCCTGGGCAGTCCGTTCGGCAGCACGTCGAACGCGTCGATGGACCGGGAGACGGGCGAGCGACTGGGCCTGAGCCTGCCTCCCATCACGGTGCTCGACATGGCGCGCGCGGTGTCCGCCTTGTTGCGAGCCCGGGGGCTGAACCACGTGCGCGCGCTGGTGGGCGTGGGCCTGGGCGCGCAGGTGGCGCTGCGGCTGGCGGCGCTGTTCCCGGAGCTGTCGGACTCGGTGGTGGCCATCGGCTCGGCGCGCGCGCTGCCGGAGGGCGTGCGCGAGAAGCTGGGCCTGGCGTGGCAGCTGTTGCGCGCGGACCCGGACTTCCGCGAGGGCCTCTACGAGCCGGACGCGCAGCCTCGCAAGACGATGCGGCGGCTGAGGCTGGACTTCCAGAAGCTGCTCTACGGCCGCGAGTACCTGTCGCAGCGCTTCGCCGACGTCGAGGCGGCGAGGCTCGCGTTGGACGCGGAGGCGGACGCCTTCTCCGAGTCGTTCGACGCGTCGTCGTGGGCCACGCTGTGCTCGGCCTACTCGGGCTGTGACGTGGCGGACTGCTTCGCGCAGATTCGAGCGCGGGTGCTGCTGGTGGCGGGGAGTTCGGACGTGCTCGCGCCGGTGAACCGGGTGCGGGACACGTACCACCTGCTGTCCGCCGCGGGCGTGAGCGCCCGGCTGGTGGAGCTGCCCGGCCCGGGGGACCATGGCGCGCTCCTGACGGAGACCGAGCGCCTGCGCGCGCCACTCGGAGACTTCCTGCGGCGCGTGGGCTGA
- a CDS encoding PQQ-binding-like beta-propeller repeat protein: MTRIRIGQRWKREPSASPLDSIALELDGVDLLSGAVEESLAEVVPALVRAVASLRTGGRPLAQVSLAEAHLELVLRRVGAEVELLVVSLARPARLMRPPVRVDAEELTEAVKATGARFLAEVTQVAPKSVSGPLAQALAEPLKQLARPSRPPDEEPARPSVKRVEPPEPPGFGFELRDAGARGSRAGGRRSPSGTLAPLLGPGEVWLALPGKPEAWKVQAPPFLTVLELSRQAVELARAVELKEPRFQLEPAGTRSPLLLELETGKARVGRAGVPFPLTGMQLAASLFHLGEALAATFAEEDRTQVGNPYLVELAERCREGLSHLRGPVEPPEQSGAAREKRTRTTESASKPLKVPGRLRRLRFERLWEQRGLEEAEESRLLLGRHGPVCCSPQAAVAFSRKDGTRLWRRAAALGVAASADGHAVAADLSRVYGFTGRGAGARWLHDHDGIPLGPLLLRKDGLLLTLSEDRTVVAFAEATGREVWRLAPPRTQRSWLTTQGHRALVTTDSGYVYGLDLEDGQVRYRMRAPLPFHGAPVPWGRRFLALLGRGSHWALLLADAHTGEAAWTHEPDLTHPSAPLPVGSRVFIAGEREREGMLLCLDAKGQRVWERPLNLGPGPYALSPLPRAVVVTSASGAAARVASSGTVDWRVGAAGEPLIGALPARTARGVTLVPGERVRAVDPRGGQVLAEVRAGAGLVALQADVRLNLYFLDDTGALSAYRLGSHFTVVE; the protein is encoded by the coding sequence ATGACCCGCATACGCATCGGACAGCGTTGGAAACGCGAACCATCGGCCTCCCCGCTGGATTCCATCGCACTGGAACTGGACGGCGTGGACCTGCTGTCCGGAGCGGTGGAGGAGTCCTTAGCAGAAGTGGTGCCCGCTTTGGTGCGCGCAGTGGCCTCTCTTCGCACGGGAGGCCGGCCCCTGGCCCAGGTCTCCCTGGCGGAGGCCCACCTGGAGCTGGTCCTGAGGCGGGTGGGCGCCGAGGTGGAGCTGCTCGTGGTGAGCCTGGCCCGCCCCGCCCGGCTGATGCGCCCCCCCGTGAGGGTGGACGCCGAGGAGCTGACCGAGGCCGTGAAGGCCACCGGCGCGCGCTTCCTGGCGGAGGTCACCCAGGTGGCCCCCAAGAGCGTCTCCGGCCCCCTGGCCCAGGCGCTGGCGGAGCCGCTCAAGCAGCTCGCGAGACCTTCGCGGCCCCCGGATGAGGAGCCCGCCCGCCCCTCGGTGAAGCGTGTCGAGCCGCCCGAGCCACCCGGCTTCGGCTTCGAGCTGCGGGACGCCGGCGCCCGGGGCAGTCGCGCCGGGGGCAGGAGGAGCCCGTCCGGGACGCTGGCCCCCCTGCTGGGCCCGGGCGAGGTGTGGCTCGCCCTGCCCGGCAAGCCGGAGGCCTGGAAGGTCCAGGCGCCGCCGTTCCTCACGGTGCTGGAGCTGTCGCGCCAGGCGGTGGAGCTGGCGCGGGCGGTGGAGCTCAAGGAGCCCCGGTTCCAGCTGGAGCCCGCGGGCACCCGCTCCCCGCTGCTGCTCGAGCTGGAGACCGGCAAGGCCCGGGTGGGCCGCGCGGGCGTGCCCTTCCCGCTCACCGGCATGCAGCTCGCGGCCAGCCTCTTCCACCTGGGCGAGGCGCTCGCGGCCACCTTCGCGGAGGAGGACCGGACGCAGGTGGGCAACCCCTACCTGGTGGAGCTGGCGGAGCGCTGCCGCGAGGGCCTGTCCCACCTGCGCGGCCCCGTGGAGCCCCCCGAGCAGTCCGGCGCGGCGCGGGAGAAGCGCACCCGGACGACGGAGAGCGCGTCCAAGCCGCTCAAGGTCCCCGGCCGGCTGCGGCGGCTGCGCTTCGAGCGGCTGTGGGAGCAGCGCGGGCTCGAGGAGGCGGAGGAGTCGCGGCTGCTGCTCGGACGTCACGGACCGGTGTGCTGCTCGCCTCAAGCGGCGGTGGCCTTCTCGCGCAAGGACGGGACGCGGCTGTGGCGTCGCGCCGCGGCGCTGGGCGTGGCGGCCTCGGCGGATGGCCACGCGGTGGCGGCGGACCTCTCCCGCGTGTACGGCTTCACGGGCCGGGGCGCGGGCGCGCGCTGGCTGCACGACCACGACGGCATCCCCCTGGGGCCGCTGCTGCTGCGCAAGGACGGGCTGCTGCTCACGCTGTCGGAGGACCGCACCGTGGTGGCCTTCGCGGAGGCCACCGGGCGCGAGGTGTGGCGACTGGCCCCTCCGCGCACGCAGCGCAGCTGGCTGACGACGCAGGGCCACCGCGCCCTCGTCACCACGGACTCCGGCTACGTCTACGGACTCGACCTGGAGGATGGACAGGTGCGCTACCGGATGCGCGCGCCCCTGCCCTTCCATGGCGCGCCGGTACCGTGGGGCCGTCGCTTCCTCGCGCTGCTCGGCCGGGGCTCGCACTGGGCCCTGCTGCTCGCGGACGCGCACACGGGCGAGGCGGCGTGGACGCACGAGCCGGACCTCACCCACCCGTCGGCGCCGCTCCCGGTGGGCTCGCGCGTCTTCATCGCCGGGGAGCGCGAGCGCGAGGGCATGCTCCTGTGCCTGGACGCCAAGGGCCAGCGCGTGTGGGAGCGGCCGCTGAACCTGGGGCCGGGGCCGTACGCGCTCTCGCCGCTGCCTCGCGCGGTGGTGGTGACCAGCGCGTCGGGGGCCGCGGCGCGCGTGGCCTCGTCGGGCACCGTGGACTGGCGCGTGGGCGCCGCGGGGGAGCCGCTCATCGGCGCGCTGCCGGCACGCACCGCTCGCGGGGTGACGCTCGTCCCAGGTGAGCGGGTGCGCGCGGTGGACCCGCGAGGTGGCCAGGTGCTGGCCGAGGTGCGCGCGGGGGCGGGGCTCGTCGCGCTCCAGGCCGACGTGCGCCTCAACCTCTACTTCCTGGACGACACCGGCGCGCTGTCCGCGTACCGGCTGGGCTCCCACTTCACCGTGGTGGAGTGA
- a CDS encoding HTH domain-containing protein — MTFYEAALRILESEGRPLHFLEITEKSIQQSLLSHVGKTPEVTMLSRLAAMARRTRDRKVIVTAKDTFALVDWSIPEDVEALAQTGVIEPNPEEDLPPLRPAERHPEPRTDNVRAAGRGSERKRRRDEDEERGGKRKRFPPLPEVVFEILSDAEGGLRTEAIIERARSKELCAEDLTVEAVLTALLEDNQRRIDAGRRPQYAFNKDSGEVTLERAGSPSEAPSLELQAAFAQALGIPLEAGRPVLARSSAAAVAGEPVVDAALLTTLRTSLKDARRAVARGLRKRLGDADVGTFEKSVVKMMHGLGFRELKVAKRSKEGPLLTARKREGSVELRYAVRMLKGTPGIDRKCVQELRRDLSHYSAQVGLLVSAGDVRGDARTEAQASGSLVMLWCGDALGEKFLEAETAVTVTRVELYEIDERFFEAAKLDAEEAQKRREERQREKQSREDESPEVAASSERPREKRRRERGEKRASAASSSDEVEVSSEGGEARVQGDVAVEAAPAVSAPAPQNTGSEDEEGEDDDEGDDDDLEAASAFVGARPEGADANGEPGQGDRKRRRRRRRGRRGRGNRGAEAGATPAGGTPAEGANGAAPEGEAASAPQAESTAAPEGEASIAAPQTQAEGTAAPEGEASIAKPQDAAAAPEVGVSEATAPSPEAVPVAGSLAEALEASTRTEGVTEPEAPVSEAQASIPSVSGPEAESHEVREDAHRPAKSPSEGGEG, encoded by the coding sequence ATGACATTTTACGAGGCCGCGCTCCGCATCCTGGAGAGCGAAGGACGTCCCCTCCACTTCCTTGAAATCACCGAGAAGTCCATCCAACAAAGCCTGCTCTCCCACGTCGGCAAGACGCCCGAGGTGACGATGCTCTCGCGCCTGGCCGCCATGGCGCGTCGCACGAGGGATCGCAAGGTGATTGTGACGGCGAAGGACACCTTCGCCCTGGTGGATTGGTCGATTCCCGAGGACGTGGAGGCGCTGGCGCAGACAGGCGTAATCGAGCCGAATCCGGAAGAGGACCTGCCGCCGCTCAGGCCGGCGGAGCGCCATCCGGAGCCGCGCACGGACAACGTGCGAGCGGCGGGCCGGGGCAGTGAGCGCAAGCGCCGCCGGGACGAGGACGAGGAGCGGGGTGGAAAGCGCAAGCGCTTCCCGCCGCTGCCGGAGGTGGTGTTCGAAATCCTCAGCGACGCCGAGGGTGGGCTGCGCACCGAGGCCATCATCGAGCGCGCCCGGAGCAAGGAGCTGTGCGCCGAGGACCTCACGGTGGAGGCGGTGCTCACGGCGCTCTTGGAGGACAACCAGCGCCGCATCGACGCGGGTCGCCGGCCGCAGTACGCGTTCAACAAGGACTCCGGCGAGGTGACGCTGGAGCGCGCGGGTTCGCCGAGCGAGGCGCCGTCGCTGGAGCTCCAGGCCGCGTTCGCGCAGGCGCTGGGGATTCCGCTGGAGGCGGGCCGGCCGGTGCTGGCGCGCTCCTCGGCCGCGGCCGTCGCGGGCGAGCCGGTGGTGGACGCGGCGCTGCTCACCACGCTGCGCACGTCGCTCAAGGACGCGCGCCGCGCGGTGGCGCGAGGGCTGCGCAAGCGCCTGGGCGACGCGGACGTGGGCACGTTCGAGAAGTCCGTCGTGAAGATGATGCACGGGCTGGGCTTCCGCGAGCTGAAGGTGGCCAAGCGGTCCAAGGAAGGCCCCCTGCTCACGGCGCGCAAGCGCGAGGGCAGCGTGGAGCTGCGCTACGCGGTGCGGATGCTCAAGGGCACGCCCGGCATCGACCGCAAGTGCGTGCAGGAGCTGCGGCGCGACCTGAGCCACTACTCGGCGCAGGTGGGCCTGCTGGTGAGCGCGGGAGACGTGCGGGGAGATGCGCGCACCGAGGCGCAGGCCAGCGGCTCGCTGGTGATGCTGTGGTGCGGCGACGCGCTGGGTGAGAAGTTCCTGGAGGCCGAGACGGCCGTCACCGTCACCCGGGTGGAGCTGTACGAGATCGACGAGCGCTTCTTCGAGGCCGCGAAGCTGGACGCCGAGGAGGCCCAGAAGCGCCGCGAGGAGCGTCAGCGCGAGAAGCAGTCCCGCGAGGACGAGTCTCCGGAGGTCGCCGCGTCGTCGGAGCGCCCGCGCGAGAAGCGTCGCCGCGAGCGGGGCGAGAAGCGCGCGTCCGCTGCGTCCTCGTCCGACGAGGTCGAGGTCTCCTCCGAGGGCGGCGAGGCTCGCGTCCAGGGTGACGTCGCCGTCGAGGCCGCTCCCGCCGTGTCCGCGCCCGCGCCCCAGAACACGGGCTCCGAGGACGAGGAGGGCGAGGACGACGACGAGGGTGATGACGACGACCTGGAGGCCGCGAGCGCCTTCGTGGGAGCCCGTCCGGAGGGCGCCGACGCCAATGGCGAGCCCGGCCAGGGCGACCGCAAGCGCCGCCGCCGTCGCCGCCGTGGACGTCGGGGTCGTGGGAACCGGGGCGCCGAGGCTGGCGCCACTCCGGCGGGAGGCACGCCCGCGGAAGGCGCGAACGGCGCCGCTCCCGAGGGCGAGGCCGCGAGCGCGCCCCAGGCGGAGAGCACTGCCGCTCCCGAGGGTGAGGCGAGCATCGCCGCGCCCCAGACCCAGGCGGAGGGCACTGCCGCTCCCGAGGGTGAGGCGAGCATCGCGAAGCCCCAGGACGCGGCCGCCGCGCCCGAGGTCGGCGTGAGCGAGGCCACCGCTCCGAGCCCGGAGGCTGTCCCCGTGGCGGGTTCCCTGGCCGAGGCGCTGGAGGCCAGCACCCGGACCGAGGGCGTCACCGAGCCCGAGGCGCCGGTCAGCGAGGCGCAGGCCTCCATTCCGTCCGTGTCCGGGCCGGAAGCGGAGTCGCACGAGGTGCGAGAGGATGCGCACCGTCCCGCGAAGAGCCCGTCCGAAGGGGGAGAGGGCTGA